The following are encoded together in the Plasmodium malariae genome assembly, chromosome: 1 genome:
- the PmUG01_01031200 gene encoding conserved Plasmodium protein, unknown function, which produces MNDNTYQNRTEKDVHNFSQRPNALKNGNKYQNGLGEREYNFTERSYVLKNDNKYKESNKLTYNVKSKKPQNVSEYMDNCKKTNETDSENDKKRKLQNKSSDIDNLDEMMSEFNDSHFSLKSVIWKMIKKKDKKYEEDLIKLLRPYFFKHYYDGKKRTIKSRISRTFKHFRFVSSLLPLSISSTLLFVWNNLPQAIISLLILIATLIYFVYKLIKCIKIVKAAAAQNPHLTYLDFEKNKNKKSVFLLLKNIKKIYDYKNAKENYNYKNAKENYNYKNAKENYNYKNAKENYNYKNAKENYNYKNAKENYNYKNAKENSNFEYDTENSNCEYDTENSNFDYDTENSNFDYDTENSNSDYDTENSNSDYDTENSNSDYDTENYNSEYDTENLDMEDN; this is translated from the coding sequence ATGAATGACAATACATATCAAAATAGAACAGAAAAAGATGTGCATAATTTCTCTCAACGTCCAAATGCACTGAAGAATGGGAACAAATATCAAAATGGATTAGGAGAACGCGAATATAATTTCACAGAACGTtcatatgtattaaaaaatgataacaaatataaagaatCTAACAAACTAACTTATAATGTCAAGTCTAAAAAACCACAGAATGTATCAGAATATATggataattgtaaaaaaacaaatgagACAGATAgtgaaaatgataaaaaacgtaagttacaaaataaatcatCCGATATAGATAATTTGGATGAAATGATGTCTGAATTTAATGATTCCCATTTTTCCCTTAAATCTGTTATCTGGaaaatgattaaaaaaaaggataaaaaatatgaagaagatTTAATAAAGTTGTTGAgaccttatttttttaagcacTATTAtgatggaaaaaaaagaactatTAAATCACGGATAAGCCGTacttttaaacattttagaTTCGTTTCTTCATTATTGCCATTATCGATATCAAGTACGCTCCTTTTTGTGTGGAATAATCTCCCACAAGCAATTATATCTCTTCTGATACTTATTGCAacgttaatatattttgtttacaaattaataaaatgcattaaaattgttaaagCTGCAGCTGCTCAGAATCCTCATTTAACATATTTGGACtttgagaaaaataaaaataaaaaaagtgtctttcttcttttaaaaaatattaaaaaaatttatgactATAAGAATGCTAAAGAGAATTATAACTATAAGAATGCTAAAGAGAATTATAACTATAAGAATGCTAAAGAGAATTATAACTATAAGAATGCTAAAGAGAATTATAACTATAAGAATGCTAAAGAGAATTATAACTATAAGAATGCCAAAGAGAATTATAACTATAAGAATGCTAAAGAGAATTCTAATTTTGAATATGATACAGAAAATTCTAATTGTGAATATGATACAGAAAATTCTAATTTTGATTATGATACAGAAAATTCTAATTTTGATTATGATACAGAAAATTCTAATTCTGATTATGATACAGAAAATTCTAATTCTGATTATGATACAGAAAATTCTAATTCTGATTATGAtacagaaaattataattctgAATATGATACAGAAAATTTAGATATGGAGGATAACTGA